One region of Mesobacillus boroniphilus genomic DNA includes:
- a CDS encoding NAD(P)H-dependent flavin oxidoreductase — translation MNWNTDVTNLLGIQYPIVQGGLAYLAYSELAAAVSNAGGLGQITAMSLPDTETLRKEIHKVRELTDKPFGVNFAIGQHGRPFSHYLDVAIEENVPVISMTGGNPAPIFEQLKGTNVKKLVLVAAKRQAQKAEELGADAVMVVGQEGGGHLGKSDIGTMVLIPSVVDSVNIPVIASGGIGDGRGLMAALSLGAQGIEMGTRFIATKECVHANELYKQKLVEGTENDTTVIKRTLGMPARAIANPLTEKILEIEKQGGGYEDLKELISGTANRKYIYEGDDENGFGWAGQVMGLIKDSPTVAELFERIINEAEEIRTNWGR, via the coding sequence ATGAACTGGAATACAGATGTAACGAACCTTTTAGGGATACAATATCCGATAGTCCAGGGAGGCCTTGCTTATCTGGCATATTCCGAACTTGCTGCTGCTGTATCGAATGCAGGGGGATTAGGCCAGATCACAGCAATGTCACTTCCTGATACTGAGACATTAAGAAAAGAAATACATAAAGTGAGAGAGCTGACTGACAAGCCATTCGGAGTCAATTTTGCCATCGGGCAGCATGGCAGGCCTTTTTCTCATTATCTGGATGTAGCTATTGAAGAAAATGTTCCTGTTATTTCGATGACAGGGGGAAACCCGGCACCGATTTTTGAACAGTTAAAAGGCACAAATGTTAAAAAGCTTGTTCTTGTCGCAGCGAAAAGGCAGGCCCAGAAAGCAGAGGAGCTGGGAGCGGATGCAGTCATGGTTGTCGGCCAGGAAGGCGGAGGACATTTAGGAAAGAGTGATATAGGAACAATGGTGCTCATTCCCTCAGTAGTAGATTCAGTGAATATCCCTGTTATTGCTTCAGGAGGAATCGGCGATGGCAGAGGCTTGATGGCAGCGTTGAGCCTGGGAGCACAAGGGATAGAAATGGGTACACGCTTCATCGCAACCAAAGAATGCGTCCATGCGAACGAGCTTTACAAGCAGAAGCTTGTTGAAGGTACGGAAAATGATACCACAGTAATAAAAAGAACACTCGGGATGCCGGCAAGGGCAATTGCCAATCCATTGACAGAAAAAATCCTCGAAATAGAGAAGCAAGGTGGCGGTTATGAAGATTTAAAAGAGTTGATCAGCGGAACAGCTAACCGCAAGTATATTTATGAAGGCGATGATGAAAACGGGTTTGGCTGGGCTGGCCAAGTGATGGGATTAATAAAGGACTCTCCAACAGTAGCTGAGCTATTTGAAAGAATCATCAACGAAGCTGAAGAAATAAGAACAAACTGGGGAAGATGA
- a CDS encoding UPF0223 family protein translates to MEYQYPIDYTWSTDEIVDVIHFYECIEKAYEKGIDRDSLLNAYRRFKEIVPGKAQEKTLFNEFEEVSGCVPYQAVKAIKETGSGEKIKVVQKRKN, encoded by the coding sequence ATGGAATACCAATATCCAATAGACTATACATGGTCAACAGATGAAATTGTTGACGTCATTCACTTTTATGAATGTATTGAAAAAGCATATGAAAAAGGCATCGATCGAGATTCATTACTTAACGCGTATAGGCGTTTTAAAGAAATAGTGCCAGGAAAAGCCCAGGAAAAAACACTATTCAATGAATTTGAAGAAGTGAGCGGCTGCGTACCTTACCAGGCAGTAAAAGCAATCAAAGAAACCGGGTCAGGTGAAAAGATAAAAGTAGTTCAGAAAAGAAAAAATTAG
- a CDS encoding YktB family protein, producing MSFSGFEQADFDVFKIDGLDERMEALKSQIRPKLEDLGQHFAPTLSSIAGDEMHYHVAKHARRTKNPPKDTWVAFASNPRGYKMLPHFQIGLWETHVFIWFAVIYEAPEKEAIGKKLEENIDSIYKRTPKDFYWSIDHMKPEATIQSELSKEDLLSMFKRLQTVKKAEILCGLNIPREEAVKLSGDEMLSKIDFVFREILPLYKLA from the coding sequence TTGTCATTTTCAGGATTTGAACAAGCAGATTTCGATGTTTTCAAAATAGATGGTCTTGATGAACGAATGGAGGCCTTAAAATCCCAGATCCGCCCTAAACTGGAAGACCTCGGCCAGCACTTCGCTCCAACGCTTTCTAGCATTGCCGGCGATGAGATGCATTACCATGTTGCAAAACACGCCAGGAGGACGAAGAATCCGCCAAAAGATACGTGGGTAGCGTTCGCCAGCAACCCAAGAGGCTATAAGATGCTCCCTCATTTTCAGATCGGATTGTGGGAGACCCATGTCTTTATCTGGTTTGCTGTTATATACGAAGCACCTGAGAAGGAAGCGATTGGTAAAAAACTAGAAGAAAACATCGATTCCATCTACAAACGTACTCCGAAGGATTTCTACTGGTCCATCGATCATATGAAGCCTGAAGCCACTATTCAAAGTGAGCTTTCCAAGGAAGACCTTCTTTCGATGTTCAAGCGCCTTCAAACCGTGAAAAAAGCTGAAATCCTGTGCGGTCTGAACATCCCTCGTGAGGAAGCCGTCAAACTAAGCGGTGATGAAATGCTTTCTAAAATTGATTTTGTATTTAGAGAAATATTACCCTTATATAAATTAGCATAA
- a CDS encoding inositol monophosphatase family protein, whose translation MEYNLKEIDTYAKSWIKEAGENIRASFPKTLNVTSKSNPNDLVTDIDKGTEQYFIKKIKGAFPDHRIMGEEGYGDEVTSLSGVVWIIDPIDGTMNFVHQQRNFAISIGIYIDGEGMIGLIYDVVHDELYHCIKGKGVYLNEKSIPQLTEAKVSEAILALNATWVAPNKRIDHELLIPLVKAVRGTRSYGSAAMEMVYVATGRIDAYMTPRLAPWDIAAGIIMIKELGGETTDLRGGELDMLQQSSLFVSKPGLHGDILKNYLKDGKW comes from the coding sequence ATGGAATATAATTTGAAAGAAATTGATACATACGCGAAAAGCTGGATAAAAGAGGCTGGTGAAAATATCAGGGCTTCTTTTCCAAAAACATTAAATGTCACGTCAAAATCAAATCCCAATGACCTGGTAACAGATATAGATAAAGGGACAGAGCAATATTTTATCAAAAAAATCAAAGGTGCTTTTCCTGATCATCGAATCATGGGTGAGGAAGGGTATGGAGACGAAGTGACATCTTTATCAGGTGTTGTTTGGATCATAGATCCAATCGATGGAACAATGAATTTTGTTCACCAACAGCGGAACTTCGCAATCTCAATCGGTATTTATATTGATGGAGAAGGTATGATAGGACTTATTTATGATGTGGTACACGATGAACTTTATCATTGCATAAAAGGGAAGGGAGTTTATTTAAACGAAAAATCAATCCCTCAACTTACAGAAGCCAAGGTAAGTGAAGCGATTCTTGCTCTCAATGCTACTTGGGTAGCCCCTAATAAACGGATAGATCACGAATTACTCATACCCCTTGTAAAAGCCGTGAGAGGAACTCGTTCCTATGGTTCAGCGGCTATGGAAATGGTGTATGTCGCAACGGGGAGAATAGATGCTTATATGACTCCAAGGCTTGCACCGTGGGATATCGCTGCCGGTATCATCATGATCAAGGAACTTGGTGGTGAAACTACGGATCTAAGGGGAGGAGAACTGGATATGCTCCAGCAGAGTTCTTTATTTGTATCTAAGCCAGGCCTGCATGGTGATATACTCAAGAATTACCTTAAAGATGGAAAATGGTAA
- a CDS encoding GNAT family N-acetyltransferase — translation MSLEEYIAQYTDLPGEWRIWEQGEGPVAVSYHVESAPSNQKPWVGTILVKADERRRGIALAILNHLSNEFELNGQRALFAAVPFDEYEWSNFLTDCGFEQFKTEENEGETFLIMVRPFE, via the coding sequence TTGTCCTTAGAAGAGTATATTGCGCAATATACTGACTTGCCAGGTGAATGGAGGATATGGGAGCAGGGAGAAGGTCCTGTGGCGGTATCTTATCATGTGGAATCGGCTCCTTCCAATCAAAAGCCGTGGGTTGGCACCATATTGGTAAAAGCGGATGAAAGACGGCGAGGAATCGCTTTAGCCATTTTGAACCATCTTTCCAATGAATTTGAATTGAACGGGCAAAGGGCACTTTTTGCCGCTGTTCCCTTCGATGAATATGAGTGGTCAAACTTCCTAACAGACTGCGGGTTTGAACAATTCAAAACAGAAGAAAACGAAGGTGAAACCTTTTTGATAATGGTCCGCCCTTTCGAATGA
- a CDS encoding YlaF family protein: protein MKQIKWPLLFFAFAAASCMIGIGIAIGERSVAGAIACIIALVFVMGFGFKKKKKMREAGEL from the coding sequence TTGAAGCAAATAAAATGGCCATTATTATTTTTCGCATTTGCAGCAGCTTCATGCATGATTGGTATTGGAATCGCCATTGGAGAAAGAAGTGTCGCTGGCGCTATCGCATGCATCATCGCCCTTGTGTTTGTTATGGGATTTGGATTTAAGAAGAAAAAAAAGATGAGGGAAGCAGGCGAGCTTTAG
- the typA gene encoding translational GTPase TypA, with protein MKLREDIRNIAIIAHVDHGKTTLVDQLLKQSGTFRINEHVEERAMDSNDLERERGITILAKNTAISYNDTRINILDTPGHADFGGEVERIMKMVDGVLLVVDAYEGCMPQTRFVLKKALEQHLTPIVVVNKIDRDFARPSEVVDEVLDLFIELGADEDQLEFPVVYASAINGTASMDPEKQDENMQALYESIIENIPAPVDNREEPLQFQVALLDYNDYVGRIGIGRVFRGTMKVGQQVALMKLDGSVKQFRVTKIFGFFGLKRQEVQEAHAGDLIALSGMEDINVGETVCPFDQQDPLPVLRIDEPTLQMTFLVNNSPFAGREGKYLTARKIEERLRAQLQTDVSLRVDNTDSPDEWIVSGRGELHLSILIENMRREGYELQVSKPEVIVREIDGVRSEPVERVQIDVPEEHTGSIMESIGARKGEMLDMINNGSGQVRLIFNVPARGLIGYTTEFLTLTRGYGIINHTFDSYQPMLQGQVGGRRQGVLVSMESGKASTYGIMQVEDRGTIFVEPGTEIYEGMIVGEHTRENDITVNITKVKAATNIRSANKDQTSVIKKPRIMTLEESLEYLNDDEYCEVTPESIRLRKKILDKNERERMAKKKKFAEA; from the coding sequence TTGAAATTAAGAGAAGATATTAGAAATATAGCGATTATTGCCCACGTTGACCACGGTAAAACGACTTTGGTTGACCAGCTTCTGAAGCAATCAGGCACATTCCGTATAAATGAGCATGTGGAAGAGCGCGCAATGGATTCAAACGATTTGGAAAGAGAACGAGGAATTACGATCCTCGCGAAAAATACAGCTATTTCTTATAACGATACACGTATCAACATTCTTGATACTCCTGGCCACGCTGACTTTGGCGGCGAAGTTGAGCGTATCATGAAAATGGTTGACGGCGTATTGCTCGTTGTTGACGCGTATGAAGGCTGCATGCCGCAAACACGCTTTGTTTTGAAGAAAGCTCTTGAACAGCATTTAACACCAATTGTTGTCGTCAATAAGATTGACCGAGACTTTGCTCGTCCTTCTGAAGTAGTTGATGAAGTCCTAGACTTGTTCATCGAACTAGGAGCAGATGAGGATCAGCTTGAGTTCCCAGTTGTATATGCATCTGCTATCAACGGAACAGCAAGCATGGACCCTGAAAAACAGGATGAGAACATGCAGGCATTGTACGAGTCCATCATTGAAAATATCCCGGCACCAGTTGATAACAGAGAAGAGCCTTTACAATTCCAGGTTGCCCTTCTTGATTACAATGACTATGTTGGCAGAATCGGAATCGGACGTGTTTTCCGCGGTACGATGAAGGTAGGCCAGCAAGTAGCGTTGATGAAGCTTGACGGCTCTGTAAAACAATTCCGAGTAACTAAGATCTTTGGTTTCTTCGGTTTGAAGCGCCAGGAAGTACAAGAAGCACATGCAGGGGACCTAATTGCTTTATCAGGAATGGAAGATATCAATGTCGGTGAAACTGTATGTCCATTTGACCAGCAGGATCCACTGCCGGTTTTACGTATTGATGAGCCAACACTACAAATGACATTCTTGGTCAATAACAGCCCATTCGCAGGCCGTGAGGGTAAATACCTGACTGCAAGGAAAATCGAAGAGAGACTTCGTGCACAGCTTCAAACTGACGTTAGTCTAAGAGTAGACAATACTGACTCACCTGATGAATGGATCGTTTCAGGACGTGGAGAACTTCACTTGTCTATCTTGATTGAAAACATGCGCCGTGAAGGGTATGAGCTTCAGGTGTCAAAACCTGAAGTTATCGTAAGGGAAATAGATGGAGTAAGAAGTGAACCGGTTGAACGAGTTCAAATCGATGTTCCTGAAGAACACACAGGATCAATCATGGAATCGATCGGCGCACGTAAAGGCGAAATGCTAGATATGATTAACAATGGAAGCGGCCAGGTTCGATTGATTTTCAACGTGCCGGCACGTGGACTTATTGGATACACAACAGAATTTTTAACATTGACTCGCGGATATGGTATCATTAACCATACATTCGACAGCTACCAGCCAATGCTTCAAGGCCAGGTAGGCGGACGCCGCCAGGGTGTTCTAGTATCAATGGAATCCGGAAAGGCATCTACTTATGGAATCATGCAGGTAGAAGACCGCGGAACAATCTTCGTTGAGCCTGGAACTGAAATTTATGAGGGTATGATTGTCGGCGAGCACACTCGTGAAAATGATATTACTGTCAATATCACGAAGGTAAAGGCAGCAACTAATATCCGTTCTGCAAATAAGGACCAGACATCTGTCATCAAGAAGCCAAGAATCATGACTCTGGAAGAATCATTAGAATACTTGAACGATGACGAGTATTGTGAAGTAACACCAGAATCAATCAGACTCCGTAAAAAGATTCTTGATAAGAATGAGCGTGAAAGAATGGCGAAAAAGAAAAAATTCGCTGAAGCTTAA
- a CDS encoding YlaH-like family protein: MDVSQRLSFFAALFRVDEHPTVGMWMLYLTIAAMSILVYKLGFAQKLPLLKNIVIYAFLLLGSTVLTFLAIFLPITEGLVVAALILIIYKLRLRQHKKAEANVK; this comes from the coding sequence ATGGATGTAAGCCAAAGATTATCATTTTTTGCAGCATTATTCAGGGTAGATGAGCACCCAACGGTTGGCATGTGGATGCTATACCTAACGATTGCCGCTATGAGCATCCTTGTTTATAAACTTGGGTTTGCACAGAAGCTGCCATTGCTGAAAAATATCGTTATCTATGCGTTTCTATTGCTTGGCTCTACAGTCCTAACCTTCCTTGCTATTTTCCTTCCCATCACGGAAGGACTTGTGGTCGCTGCACTCATCCTGATCATTTACAAGCTCAGGTTGCGACAACATAAAAAAGCAGAAGCAAATGTCAAATAG
- a CDS encoding YlaI family protein, translating to MRVKCVLCDKIENINSDTLQAKRLRNRPIHTYMCEPCNERIADKTNNRIATGNFKLYRSRVQKDDW from the coding sequence ATGAGAGTCAAATGTGTATTGTGCGACAAAATCGAAAATATTAACAGTGATACCCTTCAGGCTAAGCGGCTTAGAAACCGGCCGATCCATACATATATGTGTGAACCATGTAATGAACGAATTGCCGATAAAACGAACAACCGGATAGCCACAGGGAATTTCAAGCTATACCGTTCCCGCGTTCAGAAGGATGATTGGTGA
- a CDS encoding pyridoxamine 5'-phosphate oxidase family protein, translating into MANQVEPKLIKPLFDELQKERFVTLATVDHETGGPNVSAISWVLAKDEDTVYFAVDNRSRIIENIKTNDKAVINLIANESTYSISGTAGVKQEKLEGVPLKLALVEIKISEVRDVMFYGSKIVAEPQYDKTYDKDAAARLDKQVMDAMRKA; encoded by the coding sequence ATGGCAAATCAAGTAGAACCTAAACTAATCAAACCATTGTTTGATGAACTGCAAAAAGAGCGTTTTGTCACATTGGCGACAGTGGACCACGAAACAGGAGGCCCGAATGTCAGTGCGATTTCCTGGGTGCTTGCAAAGGATGAGGATACCGTTTATTTTGCAGTGGATAACCGTTCTCGAATCATCGAGAATATCAAGACCAATGACAAAGCAGTAATCAACCTAATCGCAAATGAATCTACATATTCAATCAGCGGGACGGCCGGCGTCAAGCAGGAAAAACTTGAAGGTGTACCTTTGAAGTTAGCGTTAGTCGAAATTAAAATCAGCGAAGTAAGGGACGTTATGTTCTATGGATCAAAAATCGTTGCTGAACCTCAATATGACAAGACATATGATAAAGATGCAGCAGCGCGTCTTGATAAGCAGGTAATGGATGCAATGAGAAAAGCTTAG
- a CDS encoding YhcN/YlaJ family sporulation lipoprotein — MIRLVAAISFVLLLTACNGQNNANKADEDHKVKVQNSTIEEVDRQSGQKISRHLVNLTTHIPNVDDAAAVVVGRYAIVGIDVNDKMERSEVDTVKYTVAEALKKDPHGARAVVVADPDITARLREISEDIQNGQPIQGIMNELSDITGRGMPEVPADMIEPQTESPTEDPKKKLNKEEQKQLEKDQEQQSNYHK; from the coding sequence ATGATAAGATTGGTTGCTGCAATTTCGTTTGTATTGCTATTGACTGCGTGCAATGGTCAGAACAACGCAAATAAAGCTGACGAAGATCATAAGGTCAAGGTCCAGAATAGTACGATTGAAGAAGTTGACCGCCAATCTGGACAGAAGATTTCCCGCCATCTTGTAAACTTGACTACTCATATCCCGAATGTTGATGACGCTGCTGCTGTAGTCGTTGGTCGCTATGCAATTGTGGGTATCGACGTAAATGATAAGATGGAGAGGTCTGAGGTAGACACTGTGAAATATACGGTGGCGGAAGCGTTAAAAAAGGACCCACACGGTGCACGTGCAGTCGTGGTAGCGGATCCTGATATCACAGCAAGATTAAGGGAGATATCAGAGGATATTCAAAACGGGCAGCCAATCCAGGGTATTATGAATGAGCTTTCAGATATAACCGGAAGAGGCATGCCAGAGGTTCCCGCAGACATGATTGAACCGCAGACTGAGAGCCCGACTGAAGATCCAAAGAAAAAGCTTAACAAGGAAGAACAAAAACAACTAGAGAAGGACCAGGAACAACAATCCAACTATCATAAATAA
- a CDS encoding PhoH family protein: MSKIYVLDTNVLLQDPHAIFSFQDNEVVIPAVVLEEVDSKKRYMDEIGRNARQVSRLIDGMRETGKLHEKINLEGGGTLRIELNHRSFHQLQEIFVEKTNDNRILAVAKNLSLEEETKENGRSVILVSKDALVRVKADAIGLIAEDFLSDRVVEINHLYSGYAEVYIEIEELNRFYERGELNISDLKGQNFFYPNQFVIMKDILGSSASAIGMVDTKNKKVKKLVFEHEGKHTWGIKPRNVQQIMAMELLLRQDMPLITLIGRAGTGKTLLALASGLLQTEDLGVFKKLLVARPIVPVGKDLGFLPGEKQEKLRPWMQPIYDNLEFLFNTKKPGELDAILAGMGSIEVEALTYIRGRSIPEQFIIIDEAQNLTKHEVKTILTRVGERSKIVLMGDPDQIDHPYLDAYNNGLTYVVEKFKDQQIAGHVQLVKGERSPLAQLAADLLN; the protein is encoded by the coding sequence TTGAGTAAAATATACGTACTGGATACAAACGTCTTACTACAGGATCCGCATGCGATTTTTTCCTTTCAAGACAATGAAGTTGTCATACCTGCTGTAGTTCTGGAGGAAGTGGATTCAAAGAAAAGGTATATGGATGAGATTGGTCGCAACGCACGCCAGGTTTCACGGCTTATAGACGGCATGAGAGAGACAGGGAAGCTGCATGAAAAAATCAACCTTGAGGGTGGTGGGACTCTCAGAATTGAGCTGAATCATCGATCCTTCCATCAACTTCAGGAAATCTTTGTTGAAAAAACAAATGATAATCGAATACTGGCGGTAGCTAAGAACTTGAGTCTTGAAGAAGAAACGAAAGAAAATGGGCGTTCGGTAATCCTTGTCAGTAAGGACGCTCTGGTCCGTGTAAAAGCAGATGCGATCGGGCTGATCGCTGAAGATTTTTTAAGTGACAGGGTTGTGGAAATTAACCATCTGTATTCTGGTTATGCAGAAGTGTATATAGAAATAGAAGAACTCAATCGTTTTTATGAAAGAGGAGAACTTAACATCTCTGATTTAAAGGGTCAAAACTTTTTTTACCCAAATCAGTTTGTGATCATGAAGGATATTCTCGGCAGTTCTGCATCCGCAATAGGTATGGTCGATACAAAAAATAAAAAAGTGAAAAAGCTTGTCTTTGAACATGAGGGAAAGCACACATGGGGAATCAAGCCAAGAAATGTACAGCAAATTATGGCGATGGAACTTCTTTTGCGACAAGACATGCCTCTGATCACACTGATAGGTCGTGCAGGAACAGGGAAAACATTGCTCGCTCTAGCATCAGGGCTTCTTCAGACCGAGGACTTAGGCGTTTTTAAAAAGCTGCTTGTAGCAAGGCCGATTGTGCCAGTAGGAAAGGATTTGGGCTTTTTGCCTGGGGAAAAGCAGGAAAAGCTCAGACCATGGATGCAGCCTATATATGATAACCTTGAGTTCCTTTTCAATACAAAAAAACCAGGAGAACTTGATGCCATACTGGCAGGGATGGGTTCAATCGAAGTAGAAGCATTAACTTATATAAGGGGAAGGAGCATCCCGGAGCAATTCATTATCATTGATGAAGCACAGAACCTGACAAAGCATGAGGTCAAAACAATTCTGACGAGGGTAGGGGAACGCAGTAAGATTGTCTTGATGGGTGACCCCGATCAGATTGACCACCCATACCTGGATGCCTACAATAATGGCCTGACGTATGTGGTTGAAAAGTTCAAAGACCAGCAGATTGCGGGTCATGTCCAGCTCGTTAAAGGAGAAAGGTCACCTCTTGCCCAACTCGCTGCTGACCTTCTAAATTAA
- a CDS encoding peptidyl-prolyl cis-trans isomerase yields the protein METIIPIKGNVKYKITLDPGVWIFDDRKVDLNTYFSGDHESEDALEEYTKSVSKHWDREIMEGAVYPPTLKTEVKFEKEKILTGTFGIPFKPFLVNAEPEPTAKNVVIEYGENDQVSLSLEEASGLILGFSKDGKPLKEDGPLHVYYHDGSNKDNPIKNVTGFTVE from the coding sequence ATGGAGACAATCATTCCTATCAAAGGTAACGTCAAATACAAGATCACTTTGGATCCGGGCGTTTGGATTTTCGACGATCGCAAAGTAGACTTGAATACATATTTCAGCGGAGACCATGAGAGCGAAGATGCCCTGGAAGAGTATACGAAGTCTGTCTCAAAACATTGGGACCGCGAAATCATGGAGGGTGCAGTTTATCCCCCAACTCTTAAAACAGAAGTGAAGTTCGAGAAGGAAAAAATCCTGACTGGCACTTTTGGCATACCATTCAAGCCATTTCTTGTTAATGCAGAACCAGAACCGACTGCGAAGAATGTTGTGATTGAATACGGTGAAAATGACCAGGTGTCACTTTCCCTCGAAGAAGCTTCTGGACTCATCCTCGGTTTTTCGAAGGACGGCAAACCATTAAAAGAGGACGGACCGCTGCATGTATATTACCATGATGGTTCTAATAAGGATAATCCTATCAAAAATGTTACCGGATTTACGGTCGAATAA
- a CDS encoding YlaN family protein — MASDMIINHQEKAHALLKADADKILKLIKVQMDNLTMPQCPLYEEVLDTQMFGLSREIDFAVRLGLIEESDGKVILDQLEQELSILHEASLKK; from the coding sequence TTGGCGTCTGATATGATAATCAACCATCAGGAAAAAGCCCATGCCTTGTTAAAGGCTGACGCTGATAAAATTTTAAAGCTGATCAAAGTGCAAATGGATAACCTGACAATGCCTCAATGCCCTCTTTATGAAGAGGTTTTAGATACGCAAATGTTTGGATTATCAAGAGAGATAGATTTTGCAGTAAGACTCGGCTTAATCGAAGAATCAGATGGAAAAGTAATTCTAGACCAATTGGAGCAAGAGCTTTCCATATTGCATGAAGCTTCGTTAAAAAAATAA